A DNA window from Vigna unguiculata cultivar IT97K-499-35 chromosome 10, ASM411807v1, whole genome shotgun sequence contains the following coding sequences:
- the LOC114165343 gene encoding uncharacterized protein LOC114165343 → MSLWNYGGSSLSNPIEDEPIIPYIVEEFTSDDFYEDNTDDQEIVPVPTMDYNPYGEVELQERMQFDSKEATVFAIKHYHITNGYNFNVVESKPHLYVARCIHYNNECQWHLRASYSKIRHHWEIKSIDGTHTCFSTLISQDHCNLDSTQIASIGFHLVRTNPSIRIKSLVADIKSRYGYTTTYRRTWIAKEKAITMEYGDWDQSYNEVPRWLLAAQQTNPGTIFQLSGPLVNVDAENGTSTYIMEHCLWAFGPCIEGFKYCKPVVEVDGTFLTSRYHATLLTVVALDGNRNLFPLAFAIVEDSMLRAGHQYPEDVTALLQQNHQKSAYCHVQHYDRDNSEFEVQEISSPHQYRPKPISFTIRLNDSWCDCGHFQASRLHCHHVIAVCSLGHMPL, encoded by the exons ATGAGTTTGTGGAATTATGGAGGATCTTCTTTGTCTAATCCAATTGAAGACGAACCTATCATTCCATACATTGTCGAAGAATTTACTTCCGATGATTTTTATGAAGATAATACAGACGATCAAGAAATTGTTCCGGTTCCTACAATGGATTACAATCCGTATGGGGAAGTCGAACTACAAGAACGCatgcaattcgattcaaaagAGGCAACGGTGTTTGCCATCAAACATTATCACATCACCAATGGATATAACTTCAATGTGGTAGAATCAAAACCGCATCTTTATGTTGCACGATGCATCCATTACAACAATGAATGTCAATGGCATTTGAGGGCTAGTTATAGTAAAATCAGACATCATTGGGAAATCAAGTCCATTGATGGTACACATACTTGTTTCTCTACATTAATTTCACAAGATCACTGTAATCTGGATTCCACCCAAATTGCTTCCATTGGTTTTCATTTGGTCCGCACAAATCCAAGCATTCGCATCAAAAGCTTGGTCGCTGACATCAAAAGTCGTTACGGATACACGACCACATATAGAAGAACATGGATTGCGAAGGAAAAAGCAATTACAATGGAGTATGGTGATTGGGACCAATCTTATAATGAAGTTCCCAGATGGTTACTAGCTGCACAACAAACCAATCCTGGGacaatttttcaactttccGGTCCTCTAGTTAATGTTGATGCTGAGAATGGGACATCCACATACATTATGGAACATTGCTTATGGGCATTTGGACCATGCATTGAAGGTTTTAAGTATTGTAAACCTGTTGTTGAAGTGGATGGAACCTTTTTAACAAGCAGATATCATGCAACCTTGCTAACTGTAGTTGCTCTAGATGGAAATAGAAACTTATTTCCTTTGGCATTTGCAATAGTAGAAG ACTCTATGTTAAGAGCTGGTCATCAATATCCAGAAGATGTTACTGCCTTGCTCCAACAAAATCACCAGAAATCTGCATATTGTCATGTTCAACACTATGATCGAGATAATTCAGAATTCGAGGTGCAAGAGATATCGAGCCCCCATCAATATCGGCCAAAACCAATCTCATTCACTATCAGATTAAATGATTCGTGGTGTGATTGTGGTCACTTCCAAGCTAGTCGGTTACACTGTCATCACGTCATAGCTGTTTGTTCTTTAGGTCATATGccactttaa